A stretch of Salvelinus namaycush isolate Seneca chromosome 42, SaNama_1.0, whole genome shotgun sequence DNA encodes these proteins:
- the LOC120035096 gene encoding probable tRNA(His) guanylyltransferase has product MFGPVPCRLPGGIKTCILRPVARVFTSSDRMAKSKFQYVCNFETDGTCLKNCYIVVRLDGRNFHKFAEQHNFLKPNDDRALGLMTCSARSVMEDLDDIIISYGQSDEFSFVLKRTSGSKGEPGQSTTCITQCFGRWCRKADSPLHRQRTD; this is encoded by the exons ATGTTTGGTCCAGTGCCGTGTAGATTACCAGGAGGCATCAAGACGTGCATCCTTCGACCAGTAGCCAGGGTTTTCACCAGCAGCGACAGAATGGCCAAGAGCAAGTTTCAGTACGTCTGTAACTTCGAGACAGACGGCACCTGTCTGAAAAACTGTTACATCGTGGTGCGGTTGGATGGGAGGAACTTCCACAA GTTTGCAGAGCAGCACAACTTCCTGAAGCCCAACGACGACAGAGCTCTGGGTCTGATGACGTGCAGCGCCAGGTCTGTCATGGAGGACCTGGATGACATCATCATCTCGTACGGACAGAGTGACGAGTTCAGCTTCGTCCTCAAGAGGACCTCTGGTTCAAAAGGAGAGCCAG GTCAGTCAACAACCTGTATAACACAGTGTTTTGGACGTTGGTGCAGAAAGGCGGACTCACCACTACACAGGCAGAGGACCGACTAA